gagaaaatatgtatagaatggaagagagagatgaaaaggtaaaagtgAAATTATGATTGGAAGTAGtagagagaaatgagaaatagaCAGATGATGTGACTgttgatgtggctcaacaggAATATAGCAACGATAAATGTTACGTTTCTGCTTTTAGATATACATAAATATTGAATTGATTGGCGCTGTTATGGTTTATACGGGGGAAGCCTTTTCCTGCAATCTTTTAGCTTATTTAAATAGCCATATGATGTTCTAGAGTCTCAAGGCATCCCTCTTTCtctgtcattttcttttttaaattttattttattttttgttttctgggtTCTGTTTGCCTAAATATTCCAAGCTAACATTTATTAAGGAAAACAATtagattgtaaaattttttgctcTCATCATCCGTCCGTCACTTGCGTGCAGGTTTAATAAGCATGATGCCCCTCCTCTCATGCTTGCAAAGTTGATTGCCCTGTTGCTGTTTCTTTTGCTGGTTAAAGGAAGTCTCAGTTTAGcgccccccccccaaaaaaaaaaaaatcctaaaaatttgGCTGTGTTTTGCTTTCTGGTTGGTTTGTTGGAAGTCACTGGGTAGGAGTCATCAGGAAATGTGGCATGATAATGAATCCATATACATAATGCTGAATATAAAAGTTCATTTCGCCAAATTTCAGTTTTGCAGCCAATGTTGTCTGCTGCATGTAAATAGTATCTACATGTACATATGTGTTATTGGGTATGCTGatacacaaaatatataaataaatgcagCTTTAAAACTACTTGCTAATTTGCAGAGACTCCAACTTTAGAAATCCTATGAAGAATTTTTAATTCGCCATACTTACCTAGTGCATCCATCATAAAGTTGAAACTTTGGGAGGCTGTGGAAGCAACTATAGCAGCTAGTATTTAAATTTAACATGAATTTTGGAGGATTGTATATGCACAACTCCACTTTCACTTGCTGCATTGATAACTTATTCTAACAGATTAAGAtccttttcatttgttttaaaatggAAAGGGTACATTCCATGGTGAAAATTTAGTTTCCACGCATCTAAGTTGTACATGGTAGTAAACGAAATGGCAACCGATTTTAAATTATGTGGCATTATATTCACTTCTATATTTGTGAACTACAATGTCTTCATCAATAGACCATCTCTACTTTAAAATCatctaaaatggtttactaTCAATATAAGGGAGAACACCGGGTTTAATGCAGCAAAATAAGAGGAATGGAAGTACTTGAATGATCAAACTAGATGCTTATGCTTGCAATAGAAaactgtaaaataaaataaactgctGCAAGTTCATATCGTCTTCAGTGATTTAAGTAGGATTCAGTCAGATTCAGGTTCTCTGGTATGTCCTTATAAATTCTAAATGAAATATAGATATTAAGTCAATTAAAGATTCATTTGGTAAAAAGAGCTGGGCAATTGAAAATGGTAAGATACCACGTATTGGTCTGGTGGAATGCAggaattttctcttcttttctttttatttatttattttttttaataaaaaattctgaaTCTCACTAAAAACATTGTTACAAGTCACATACAAAAGCATCATTGTGACAATCCATTTACAAGTGATCCACATGTTCCTTCCCAACGCAAACAGAAACTCTTTCTATAGCTTCACAATAAGGATGTAAAAGGAGATGGTAATTAACAGCCTCGTTCCCACTTCATGGGTTACGGTCTAGCATCTCTATCTGTGCTCTACATCCTAAATGCTTATCAGAAAAACACATCATTATCGAAGTTTTATCTGGAAAACTCTGTTATACCAAATTGAATGAAGAGTCATGTGGAAAAGATCATACTTCAAGGGCTTAGCATGCCAGAGAAAATGCTTTTGAACCTTCCTAACCCCAAGTTGCATCTGAAGATACTTCTCTTCCGGTATTGAAAGTAGTATGTCTTTCAAATTGGGAATGTCTTTTTCTGCAAGAATTAATGAGAATGCTCCCCAatccaaaacctcaaaaaatggTGGCACAAAGTTGTCAGATATAATCACAGGCACGCACTCATAAAAGATGGCTTCAACCACGCGTGGGCTGTTCACCTCATAACCCTTGGGGCAGATACAGTATTTGCTACTCTTCATGTGCTGGATGTAATTCATTTTGTTTGCAACACCAGGAGACATTGGACCAAATATCTTCATCTTGGGGTCTTTGTCCTTCCAGTACTTCAGCAAGATAGGACGCAAATACCCGTGCATATTCCCAGCATAGAAGGCTAGAATGTGCCTCTGAGATGGTGGTTTTCCTCCAAGATCCCTAAGAGGATTTCTGGCGGCTCGGACATAGGTTTCTGGAAGAGACACATCCCTTCCTATTTTGAAGCCTGCTGTCACATCAGCATTGCAGAGGGCTTTTATGCAATGTTCCATGTGATGCCTTGTCTCGTATGGAGCCTATAAGAGTCCAATATTGAATCATATTAAATATACATGTGCAAACACAAACCAACACACAAACACCCATATTGTTTTTAGTTGATTTTAAATAGACTTAAAGTGGTGTGATATGAGCTACTTTAGTATACAGTATACACAATTGTTGCATAACTCACTATATACATACCATTTTGAAAAAAGTTCACCAGATCAGATCTCCACATTTTAATGATTAAAGCAAAGCGAATACTGTGATTTGGCATTGAATTGATACAATGTGATGGGAGATAGTTGACATGAAAAATGTCACCATCGAATTGTCAAACTTAGACCACTTTTATATTACCGTTCAACTATCTTAGTACAATAGTGAAAACAAGAGAAAGGAAAGTCAAACAGCAAGCATACCCAGTCATGACAGGCAACAAGAAAATGATCTGCTCCACCGGTTCTGTTCCAGTAAGGATATTTTG
This DNA window, taken from Quercus robur chromosome 2, dhQueRobu3.1, whole genome shotgun sequence, encodes the following:
- the LOC126713728 gene encoding LOW QUALITY PROTEIN: uncharacterized protein LOC126713728 (The sequence of the model RefSeq protein was modified relative to this genomic sequence to represent the inferred CDS: deleted 1 base in 1 codon), whose translation is MKSHVEKIILQGLSMPEKMLLNLPNPKLHLKIFSSGIESSMSFKLGMSFSARINENAPQSKTSKNGGTKLSDIITGTHS